The stretch of DNA TTTTACGTACACCTCTTTCAAACGAATAACTGGACCACCCGCGTAAACAGGTATTCCCTGCATCGGATCACCTTTACCACATGTCGCGGCGTCAAATCCAACCTCCTTTGATATAGCATCGACACTGCTCCACCAATTCTTAGTCGTAGTTTCAATAATTGGTCTCGCAACAGGATGCTTCAATTCTCCATTTTCGATTAGGTATGCTTCTCTGCCTACGTAGCGTTGATTGAAACGTCTGTCATCGATGTTCCATTCTGTAAAAGACTTCATGTAAATTCCATGCTTTACGTCTTCGATGACTTCCTCTTCCGTCCAGTCGCCAGGCAGCAGAAAAGTGTTTGCCATTCGCACGATGGCTTCTCTAGCGTAGCTATTTGCCCTTGAAGAACCATTACTCCTCGTGTCAAGTTTAGCTGCGGTTTCTCTGTTCTGTAGGAACTCGTTTATTATGCCATTTTTGTACAGGTATCGTCGTCTTGCTTTGATTCCTTCGTCGTCGTATTCGTAATAACCGTGACTGTTTTTAACTGTCGGGTCGTCTACTATGGTTACTATGTCGTTGCCAATTCTGGTTCCTATCCAGAAGGGACCGCCGGGGTATATGAAGGAACGTCCTGCTTGGCTCATTTCACGTCCGAGTATGCGGTCTGCTTCTATTGGGTGTCCACAAGATTCGTGGGATGCGATGCCTGTAACTTCTGTTCCGCAAACCAAATCCATTTTTCCAGGTTTGACGACTTTTCCTTCTTTGACTAGTTTTTGCAGCACTTTGGCTTCATGCAGCATTGCCTCAGTCATCTTCCACTCGTCGAAAGCCTCCCATCCTCCACTGCGTCCAAACTGTTTGTAAGCTTGTTCTGGCTTGCCATTTTCAGCCACGGTTATGAAAGCAAAGGTTTCTATGTTTGGCACAAAAGATGAAATTGCTGAACCTTCAGAGTTTACAAAATATTTCTCTGTGAGGTTTATTGTGCAAGCCATTATTCTTCCAGGAATTTTTATTTCTTGAGACGCAAAGGTTTTGTCGACTTCCATCAACTCTTCTATCTTCTTTTCGGGTGGAATGTCTTCTATCTTCTTTTTCTGTTCGACACTCCATTTTGTTTCGACACCTTTTTCTTCTGCGAAGGTAATCTTGTCTTTGCGTCTTGCTATTGTGGTAAATTTGTATGCTGTGTCGACGACTGTTTTTGCTTCTTCTTTTGTCCATTTGTTGGTTGATGCAAAGCCCAGTCCGCCGTTGGCTAGTATTCTTACGCAGAATCCAGTGTCGATGGTTGAGACGAAAGCGTCTAGGACACCGTTTTTTATTACTAGTTCGTCGTGTTGTGTGCTGTGGGCTCTTGTTTCGGCATACTCAACTTTTTTGCTTCGTGCATAGTCTAGCGCGTAGTCCACTAGGTCTTTATCCAAGGTTTTCACCTTCTGTAGCACTTAGGAATAAGCCCTCTCATAAGATTTTGCATGGCATTTTTAAGGCAAAATAGAACAAACCATGTAACTTCATAAGCCATGTAATGAATAGGTTGATTCTGATTCAGAATCCTTACCCCTTCTTCATAACGATTATTGCCCCCACAAAACAACCTAGACACAAAGTTTCACTCGGCGAAGGAACAACCATTGCTCATAAAGTTAGCTAAAACGCTGATGTTCTTGCCGCTGCTAACGTGTATTCTAGCCTCTTCGCTAGCTATTGTAGCTTCGGGTCTCATCTACGAGAACGATTGGACCTTTACCTACATCAATGAGCCGCCCTACGGCAACTGGACTTTCACACGCAGACCAGCCGCCCCCATGCAGATTAACGAGTCTCAAATTCAAATCGGCGCTAACTGGACATACGTCTATAATTTAGCCGCAAACCACACGTATCACGTTTACTGCTATGGCGACTGGATAAACGACGGCTCCACGCCCGAAACCGACTACGACATATATGTCTACAACCCCAAAGGAGAATTAGAAGGCTACCACACCGAAGCAGCTGGACTGCCTGAACATTTAGGAACAACCATAGACCAGCCATTCTTCTCGCCAAAGCATTCGGGCAACTACAGCTTTGTCATCCGAAACGACCCTCGAGAAAGTCAAGCTGCCCAACCTGCTACACTCATGGCTATTGAACATGTTAAACCAAATATTTGGCACAGCCGCTTCATTGAAGGAAAACAAGGCAACACATCTGTTGAAAACACAAGCTGGGCATACGAGTTCACCACCAACAGCGAACGCATCGAAATTCAAGTTCAGGTGCCTGACACGCTTGACATGTACGAGGCAAGGTTGTATCTTATGGCGAATCCTTCAAGCAAGAACGGTGAACTGTTGAATGGTACTCCCTTAGCGTGGGAGCATGGACTCTACGGCGAAGTGAGCGGTTCTTTCGGCGGCTACAACTTAGACAGTGAAGGTTTCAGAGGAGATGTCTATGCGAGCTGCGAGTATTTTGGGCAAGATATGCTAATCAACCACACAACGTCTTATGATGGGGAAAGTCTCTATCACCTTGTCATCATTGGCGAGTTCGGCGCCGGAAATGTAAGTTTCAGAGTTAAGACAAACTTTGGCGGTTCGGTGTTGAAATTGGCAACTCCTATTCAAATGGTTTATCCTAACAACGAAACAACTATCACCGCTGTTTCAAACAACTCCTACATTCAACAAGCCTTCCTCTACTATTCCATTGACAACTGGAACACATCTAGTTTTTCTGAAATGCTGGTCAGCAATCGCACCTGCAACGGAACGATTCTTGGTCAGGAGGCTGGCGTAATGGTGAATTATCGTGTGGACGCCTTTGATCTTCTTGACAACATGATGAACATTAACGGAAGCTACATAGTAAAGTATCCTTCTTACATAAACTTCACTCTAAGCAGCGAAGCTATAACATTTGGAGAAAACATGTCAATCAACGGCTTTATAAGACCCATAACAGAATCTGCAAATGCAAGTGTAAAACTAATTTTCACAGCTTCAAATGGATCAACATTCGCACAATATCGCTACATACAGAACGGCAATTTCTCAGCTAGCTTTAAACCATCCTTCCTCGGTTCTTGGAGCGTCCAAGCACAGTTTATGGAGAATCAGGTGATGTATGAATCCGTCAGCGATACCTTGCAGTTCGTCGTCGTAGAGCCTTCTTTTATGGTTAAGTATTCGATGTATATTTATGCGGGTGCCGGCGCAGCGGCTATAGTAGTTGTTGTGGTTATGATTCGACGAAGAAGACAATAGCCACGATTATCTCACACACGTTTTTAGTTGCCTAGATAAAGCTTTAAGCTAAACAGTGGACACAAACAAAACAACAAGGAGACACAGGGGATGGCTAAACATCTGTCTTCAAGCATGTATTTCATGCAAGGAAACGAAGCCCTAGCTGAAGCCGCTATCATCGCTGGATGCCGATTTTTCGCAGGCTATCCCATTACGCCAGCCAGTGAAATCGCTGAGCATTTGGCGAAGCGTCTTCCACAAGTGGGCGGTATCATGATTCAGATGGAGGATGAAATAGCTTCGATAGCCTCTCTGATTGGAGCAAGCTGGGTGGGCGCTAAGGCGATGACGGCAACTTCTGGTCCTGGTTTCAGCCTCATGCAAGAAAACATCGGATACGCGTTCATGACCGAAACTCCATGTGTTATAGTTGACATCCAAAGAGCTGGACCAAGCACGGGGCAAGCTACGAAATGTGGTCAGGGTGACGTTATGCAGGCTCGTTGGGGTACGCACGGAGACTATGCTTCAATTGTGCTGTCTCCGAATTCGGTGCAGGAAATGTTTGACCTAACCGTGCGTGCTTTTAATCTGGCTGAAGAATATCGCACACCTGTCATTCTGCTAGCTGATGAAATCGTGGCTCACATGAGAGAACAAATGTTTATGCCGCCTCTGGAAAAAATAGAGATTGTTAATAGAAAGAAGGCGAAGCCTGGCGACGAATCGTTCTTTGGCGGTGAAGAAGTTCCTCCTATGCCGTCTGTAGGTGAAGGCTATAACATAGCAGTGACAGGTTCGACTCATGACGAGTTTGGAATGCGTTTCACAGCCAACCCAGAAGTCCATCGCAATCTTGTAACTCGGCTTGTAAGAAAAGTTAGGAACAACGCTGAATTGCTGATGGATTTTGAAGCCTTTAACGTAAATGATTGTGAAGTCGGCTTCGTTTCTTTCGGATGCACATCTCGTGCAGTTTATGAAGCGTTAGAAATGGCAAGAGATAAAGGGATTAATGCTGGTTTTATTAGGTTGAAGACGATTTGGCCTTTTCCAGAAAGAATTGTTCAAACGATGGCGCAGAAAGCCAAGGCAATTATTGTGCCAGAGATGAACTTGCAGCAGGTTTTCTTTGAAGTGCAAAGAGTTGTTAATGGCGCTACAGAAGTTATCCCCGTCAACAAGATTGGCGGCGAAGAGATGTCAACGCCTGAAGAACTCTTTTCTGAAATCGAAAGGAGCGTGTAAAACCGTGAGTGAACCCTTTTCCAGCAAAAGCTATCTAAGAGGCATAGAATTTCCCTTCTGCGCAGGATGCGGCGGCACGACAGTAGCTACGTGTTTCCTTAGGGCTGTCCATGAGCTTGGCCACCGAGACCTTCAAGGATTTGTCTTCTGTAGCGGCATCGGCTGTTCTTCGTGGATTCCTTCCCCACACTTTGAAGCAGACTCCATCCACACGACGCATGGGCGAAGTATACCGGTTGCGACGGGTGTTAAGCTCATGCGACCTGATTTGAAGGTGGTTGTTTTTGGCGGCGATGGCGACATTGTAGGAATAGGTTTGAGCCATTTGATCCATGCGGCGAGAAGGAACTTGGATATTACCGTGATTATGGTAAACAATATGATCTACGGCATGACTGGAGGGCAGGTGGCAGCGACAACTCCCTTGAAGACGAAAACTACCACCACTCCTTACGGCGGCTTTGAACGTCCTTTAGATGCTGTTCAACTTGTCGTCTCCGCAGGCGCATGTTATGCAGCACGCTGGACCACAGCGCATATAAATCAGCTAAAGGGAGCCATTAAAAAGGCGTTGACCACAAAGGGCTTCGGCTTCGTTGAAGTAGTCAGTCAGTGTCCAACTGCTTACGGTCGCCGTGCTGGGTTCAAAAACGCTGGAGAGATGCTGCTGTGGCTAAAAAAGCAAAGCGTGAAGATTGAGGATGTTGAAAGGCTGACTAGAGAAGAACTGGAGGATAAAATAGTTGTCGGCGAGTTCATTCACCAGACTCGCCCAACCCTAACCGAAATGTTTCAGACAGTGTTGAAAGAGGCGAAAAAGCGATGAGTAGAGTCGAAGTGCGAATCTGCGGACTTGGAGGACAAGGAGTCGTGCTGGCAGGCCAAATACTTGGTCGTGCTGCAGTGTATGACGCAAAAAACGTGGTGCAAACCCAGAGCTACGGATCTGAAGCTAGAGGAAGCGCCGCAAAAAGCGAAGTAATAATCTCAACCAAGAAAATAGGCTTCCCAATGGTGAGAAAATGTGACGTTCTTGTGGCAATGAGCCAAAGCGCTCTTGACATGTACGTTAAAGACTTGAAAGAAAACGCCACTCTCCTAGTCGACAAAGATTTGGTTGAACAAATCCCCGAAATTAAAGCCCAAGTTCACAGATTACCAGCAACCAAAATTGCTGAAACACAACTGAAGTCCAAAATGTACGCAAACGTCGTAATGCTTGGCGCACTAACAAAGATAACCAACATAGTAAGCAAAGAAGCCATGGAAAAAGCTATCACGGCCAGCGTCAGAGCAGGCACTGCAGAAACAAACTTATACGCATTCAAAAAAGGCATCGACCTATAAAACACGCCTGTTTTTACCACAAGATCACAAGCAGCACATATTCAGTGTCTTTTTGCCAAATTTTGGGTTTTCTCCACCTCTTAACACTTTTTCGCGTTCCTCAAACTCGCATTATGTCTCGTTGAATCTCGGCGCTCGCCCAACTTGTTCTGTGTTGTGATGTATCCTCACGAAAATTACAGGGCACCTCGGGCTTCTGCACTCGTATTCTGCCTTTTTCCAATGTTTCTTCATCAGTTTTCCGCATTGGGGACATTTAATGTTCTTTATTTTCTTACCTCGAGCCATCAACTGTCGCCTCAAAACCTGCATTTTCACATTTAGGGCATTCTTTTATATAGGACATCCAGTTTCTTCAGCCTTTGCCCAAGGTTTTCGACGCCTTCGTAGATTTCTTCTTCCTTTTTTGCGCCCACACACACAATCTTGCCAGCGGAGAATATTAGGAAAACTACCTTTGGGCTTTCCATTCGGTAAATCGCGCCTGGAAACTGCTCCGGTTCGTACATGAGGTTCCCACCCACGTGAGCTCGCTCACACAATGCTTCAAGATCAACCGGTCCGCCGAGGTTTCCAGAGGCAACAATATTCTGAATCTTTATTTCAGGCTTTCCGATAATGATTATGCCAACTGCTCTTAATTCTCTGGCAACCTTCAAGATCGCCCTTCTAGCATTCCTCTCTGATTTGGCGCCGGTGCACACCATTCTTCCCGTTTTGAATAAGAGCGTACACGTTTTCGGCTTCTTCAGCCTGAAGGCGAGTCCAGGAAAAACTTTCGGTCGGTAGTCGACGTGTGGAAAAGCCTTAACTACGGCGTCTAGGTCTATTGGTTGATCAAAAGCAGCTGATGCCACGACATTTTGAATGTGAATTTCCCTATTTTTATCTTTCAAGAGGCTTCCATCCTCACGTCACTCCATGTCCCTTACGTAAGAAAACACGCGAAACGATAACTGTTTCGGTTTATCTTAAGAGGTCTTCATTGAGGTGCTACAGTATTCCGGCTGCACGCAACACTTAGATCTCAGGTCAATCACAAGCACCCTAGCCTTGCATACAGCTGATAGAGGGTATCGAAGAGACCGATAACCTTAAGGCTGAAATCACATTGGAAAAGGCACAAATGTTAATAGACTCAGGCATGGCTTTTGAAAACGTGACTCTACACAAGCTTTCAAGAAAAGGAATACGTGGAAACCATGTTAGAAAAATCACCTAAAACAATACTAGCGGGACACTTTCTCTATGAGGATACGTTAATTGAAGACACATTTGCCGAAATGTTCGGTATGTGGGTAGGAAGGATTTTAATTACTGCGGAGAATCAGAAATGGGCTAACACAGCGGCTAAAACTGCTACTGGTTTTGCTTCCTCAATTATCATGTCTCCAGCAGAGGCTGGAATAGAAAGAGTTGTGCAGCCAGCGAATACGCCAGACGGAAGAGCGGGAGTGTTGATTCAAATTTACCACAGAACACGGTTTGACTTGAAGGCTCAGATGATTCTCAGAATTGGCCAGTGTATAATGACTTGTCCAACTACTGCGGCTTTTGATGCGTTGCCCGAAGCGAAAAGAAGACTAAAGGTAGGGCGGAGTCTTCGTCTTTTCGGAGACGGATTTCAGAAAAAAGATGTCTTAGCGGATAGGAAAGTCTGGCGTCTTCCAGTTATGGAAGGCGAATTTATGGTGGAAGATAAGTTTGGCGCTGCAAAAGCAATTGCTGGGGGAAATTTAATAATAATGGCTCAAAACAGCACAGCAGGTTTACAGGCGGCGGAAAAGGCTGCAGAAGCTATCAATAAAAACACTAAAGAGGTGATAATGCCTTTTCCAGGAGGCATCTGCAGGGCAGGGTCTAAAGCAGGCTCGATTAATTATAAGCTTAAAGCGTCTACTAACCATCCTTTCTGTCCAAAACTTAAAGAGCTAGTGGCAGATTCGCAGGTACCTGATGGTGTCAGATGCATTTACGAAATTGTCATCAACGGGCTTGACTTGGATGTTGTGAAGAAAGCGATGGCTGAAGGGATAAAGGCGGCTGTTAAAATACCTGGCGTAGTTAGAATTTCTGCTGGAAATTACGGCGGAAAACTTGGTCCTTATCACGCTTATCTTAAAGAGGTTCTCGGATTAAGCTAACTTAGAGCCTCCAACTTCTCGATACTCTGCTATCTTGCTGGCAATGTTATTAAAACAACTGTAATATTACCAGAATATTTAAATGGGTTCCCTAACTGTCAACGCTCTCACTGGTCTAGGCTGGTTTTATGTATTCTCTACCCTTTCCTTCAAGCGAACCCACCAAAACCCTGTCATACCTTCTACCTGTGCGATTGTCAACAACGTGTTCAAGTTTTCCCTTAACCTCAATTGTCTCGCCTTTCTCTGCAAGACTGTCATAGAGTCCTTCGTAAGAAACCACTTCTTCAACGTTTACCTCGACATCTCCTTCAACCTCAACCTCT from Candidatus Bathyarchaeota archaeon encodes:
- a CDS encoding TldD/PmbA family protein gives rise to the protein MDKDLVDYALDYARSKKVEYAETRAHSTQHDELVIKNGVLDAFVSTIDTGFCVRILANGGLGFASTNKWTKEEAKTVVDTAYKFTTIARRKDKITFAEEKGVETKWSVEQKKKIEDIPPEKKIEELMEVDKTFASQEIKIPGRIMACTINLTEKYFVNSEGSAISSFVPNIETFAFITVAENGKPEQAYKQFGRSGGWEAFDEWKMTEAMLHEAKVLQKLVKEGKVVKPGKMDLVCGTEVTGIASHESCGHPIEADRILGREMSQAGRSFIYPGGPFWIGTRIGNDIVTIVDDPTVKNSHGYYEYDDEGIKARRRYLYKNGIINEFLQNRETAAKLDTRSNGSSRANSYAREAIVRMANTFLLPGDWTEEEVIEDVKHGIYMKSFTEWNIDDRRFNQRYVGREAYLIENGELKHPVARPIIETTTKNWWSSVDAISKEVGFDAATCGKGDPMQGIPVYAGGPVIRLKEVYVK
- a CDS encoding 2-oxoacid:acceptor oxidoreductase subunit alpha, whose amino-acid sequence is MAKHLSSSMYFMQGNEALAEAAIIAGCRFFAGYPITPASEIAEHLAKRLPQVGGIMIQMEDEIASIASLIGASWVGAKAMTATSGPGFSLMQENIGYAFMTETPCVIVDIQRAGPSTGQATKCGQGDVMQARWGTHGDYASIVLSPNSVQEMFDLTVRAFNLAEEYRTPVILLADEIVAHMREQMFMPPLEKIEIVNRKKAKPGDESFFGGEEVPPMPSVGEGYNIAVTGSTHDEFGMRFTANPEVHRNLVTRLVRKVRNNAELLMDFEAFNVNDCEVGFVSFGCTSRAVYEALEMARDKGINAGFIRLKTIWPFPERIVQTMAQKAKAIIVPEMNLQQVFFEVQRVVNGATEVIPVNKIGGEEMSTPEELFSEIERSV
- a CDS encoding thiamine pyrophosphate-dependent enzyme; this encodes MSEPFSSKSYLRGIEFPFCAGCGGTTVATCFLRAVHELGHRDLQGFVFCSGIGCSSWIPSPHFEADSIHTTHGRSIPVATGVKLMRPDLKVVVFGGDGDIVGIGLSHLIHAARRNLDITVIMVNNMIYGMTGGQVAATTPLKTKTTTTPYGGFERPLDAVQLVVSAGACYAARWTTAHINQLKGAIKKALTTKGFGFVEVVSQCPTAYGRRAGFKNAGEMLLWLKKQSVKIEDVERLTREELEDKIVVGEFIHQTRPTLTEMFQTVLKEAKKR
- a CDS encoding 2-oxoacid:acceptor oxidoreductase family protein codes for the protein MSRVEVRICGLGGQGVVLAGQILGRAAVYDAKNVVQTQSYGSEARGSAAKSEVIISTKKIGFPMVRKCDVLVAMSQSALDMYVKDLKENATLLVDKDLVEQIPEIKAQVHRLPATKIAETQLKSKMYANVVMLGALTKITNIVSKEAMEKAITASVRAGTAETNLYAFKKGIDL
- a CDS encoding TATA-box-binding protein, producing the protein MKDKNREIHIQNVVASAAFDQPIDLDAVVKAFPHVDYRPKVFPGLAFRLKKPKTCTLLFKTGRMVCTGAKSERNARRAILKVARELRAVGIIIIGKPEIKIQNIVASGNLGGPVDLEALCERAHVGGNLMYEPEQFPGAIYRMESPKVVFLIFSAGKIVCVGAKKEEEIYEGVENLGQRLKKLDVLYKRMP
- the fhcD gene encoding formylmethanofuran--tetrahydromethanopterin N-formyltransferase, producing MLEKSPKTILAGHFLYEDTLIEDTFAEMFGMWVGRILITAENQKWANTAAKTATGFASSIIMSPAEAGIERVVQPANTPDGRAGVLIQIYHRTRFDLKAQMILRIGQCIMTCPTTAAFDALPEAKRRLKVGRSLRLFGDGFQKKDVLADRKVWRLPVMEGEFMVEDKFGAAKAIAGGNLIIMAQNSTAGLQAAEKAAEAINKNTKEVIMPFPGGICRAGSKAGSINYKLKASTNHPFCPKLKELVADSQVPDGVRCIYEIVINGLDLDVVKKAMAEGIKAAVKIPGVVRISAGNYGGKLGPYHAYLKEVLGLS